The Synergistales bacterium genomic sequence CATTTAAGTCCAGGAAGCTCTCGCCAAAAAGCATCCCAAGCCTTTTGTTTCCATCATACAGGGGGTGTCCTTGTATGATGGAACGAATTGCAACGGAGGCTAAGAGAAAAACATCATTTCCATAAAAATCGACGAGCCCTCCGAGATGTGCAACATACCCCAATGGACCATAATTGATAATTGAAATAAAATCCTTTGGGTGACTCTCTGCAAGCATGGAAACAAGGGCTAACAGTTCGTCTTCATCTATCCAGCGGATAGCAGCATTCACTTCTTTCTAGTATTTTGAAAGCTCCTCGAAAACGGCCTTCCTGCGCTGCAGGATCTTGCGAGTTCTCTCCTCAAAGGCCTTGTCCGTCTTGATGGTACGCGTCACCAGCCCTCTACCGGGAATGGATACACGTACTATTTTTGTCGTTGCTGCATTGTTGGCATCCTGTCTGCACACCGGCATCGGATCTCCCTCCTTTTGGAAACAATCTGGCAATCTTACTCTTACTTTATTATACCTCCACTTCACCCCGGCTGCCAATGAGTCTGCGAAACCAGGACAATCCTCCGGTTCCGCTTCCTTCCTCTCTATAGATCAGCATTCACCTGCAGGAATCGCGAACCACGCAGAGGTCAGCGAGACACTGCAGAGCGAAAATGGCAGCAAGCAGGTAGACCGATGTTGCGGTTGTTCTTTCTGTTCTCTGCTTTACAGGGAAAGATTATTCGGCGGCATCCTCCGGCGGGGTGAGCTCCTCGCGGAAGGCCTTGGCGTACATGTCGAGGACCGTCAGAAAGAGGCCCGCCAGGACGGGGCCGAAGATGATCCCCACCGGCCCGAAGACGGCGATCCCCCCCAGGGTGCTCAGGAGCACCACCAGGTCCGGCACCTGGGTCTCCCTGCCCACAATCCGCGGACGGAGGATGTTGTCCACCGTGCTGACCACCAGGCCGCCCCAGAGGACCATGGCGACGGCGGCGAGATAGCGGTGGGAGAGCAGGAGATAGAGGGCGCCGGGCCCCCATACCAGCGGCGCGCCCAGCCCGGGGATCGCCGAGAGGATCAGCGTCACGGCTCCCCAGAAAGCGGCGCCCCGGATGCCGGCGATCCAGAAGGCGGCCCCCACCAGCACCCCCTGCAGAAGACCGATGATCAGGATGCTCTTGAGGATCACCTTGGTGACCGACAGCCCCTTGTCGAGGATATGGTTGCGGTCCTCAGGGGTGAGCGGCAGGTAGCGGAGGATCCGCTCCAGCAGGTCGGGGCCGAAGATCAGGAAGAAGAAGGTGGCGTAGAGGGTGATGAAGACATTCAGCACGAATCCCGCCGTCCCCTGCATGGCCGCCGAGAGGTTCTGGACGATGTAGTTGCCCGAGGCGCTGACGAAGGCGATGATATTGTCGACGATCCGTTCTTCAAAGGGCTTGAGCTGGCTGGCGAAGGGGACCCACTCCGGCAGGCCCTGGGGCAGCCCGCCCGAGGCGGCCATCTGTTCGCTGATCCAGGGGACGAGAAACTCGCTCAGCCGGACGGCCTGGCCGGTGACCAGCGCCAGCATCCCCAGCAGCGGGAGGCCGATGACCAGCACCGCCAGCAGCAGCACCAGCCCGGAGGCCGGCGCCCGCCGGCCCTTCAGGATCGTGAGCGTCTTTCTGTAGACCGGGTGGAAGAGGGCGCTCAGGACGACGGCCAGCCCCACAGCCACCAGAAAGGGCCGGATCAGCAGGAGGAAGGCGGCGAAGACAAGCAGAAAGAGAATCAGGATGAAGATCTTGCGGTACCGGTGGTGCGCCGTGGCGTTCCAGTCCATGAACGACCCCCCGAAGATGCAGCGCACGGAGCGGCGGCAGCCGCTCCGTGGTCGTCTCGGTATGCCTTCGGTCTACCCCAGGTTGCTGCCTTCCGCTTCGACCTCTTCCTGCAGCTTTGCGTTCTGCGAGACGGCGTCCCTGGCGAAGAGGCCGGGTTTGCAGACCTCGCCGCCGTTTTTCATCCCCAGGAGGTTGATGCTCTTCCTGAAGGATGCCACGAGACCGTCGAAGCAGGACGGGTCGCCGTCGCCGGCGGCGGAGACGAGGATCGCCCGTTTGCCTTTTACGTTCCAGGCGGCCCTGTCGTCCACGAAG encodes the following:
- a CDS encoding AI-2E family transporter — its product is MDWNATAHHRYRKIFILILFLLVFAAFLLLIRPFLVAVGLAVVLSALFHPVYRKTLTILKGRRAPASGLVLLLAVLVIGLPLLGMLALVTGQAVRLSEFLVPWISEQMAASGGLPQGLPEWVPFASQLKPFEERIVDNIIAFVSASGNYIVQNLSAAMQGTAGFVLNVFITLYATFFFLIFGPDLLERILRYLPLTPEDRNHILDKGLSVTKVILKSILIIGLLQGVLVGAAFWIAGIRGAAFWGAVTLILSAIPGLGAPLVWGPGALYLLLSHRYLAAVAMVLWGGLVVSTVDNILRPRIVGRETQVPDLVVLLSTLGGIAVFGPVGIIFGPVLAGLFLTVLDMYAKAFREELTPPEDAAE
- a CDS encoding Fic family protein, with amino-acid sequence MNAAIRWIDEDELLALVSMLAESHPKDFISIINYGPLGYVAHLGGLVDFYGNDVFLLASVAIRSIIQGHPLYDGNKRLGMLFGESFLDLNGIELCASDEDYFEMAIALAEGKIDKDRLRGWIYKNSRYT